Proteins from a genomic interval of Gordonia sp. SL306:
- the acpM gene encoding meromycolate extension acyl carrier protein AcpM — protein sequence MAATQEELIAGIAEIIEEVTGIEPSEVTLEKSFVDDLDIDSLSMVEIAVQTEDKYGVKIPDEDLAGLRTVGDAVSYIQKLETENPEAAAAIQAKVEADKNS from the coding sequence GTGGCTGCCACCCAGGAAGAACTCATCGCCGGCATCGCCGAGATCATCGAGGAAGTCACCGGCATCGAGCCGTCCGAGGTGACGTTGGAGAAGTCGTTCGTCGACGACCTCGACATCGACTCGCTGTCGATGGTGGAGATCGCCGTGCAGACCGAGGACAAGTACGGCGTGAAGATCCCCGACGAGGATCTCGCCGGCCTCCGCACCGTCGGCGACGCCGTCTCCTACATCCAGAAGCTCGAGACGGAGAACCCCGAGGCCGCTGCCGCCATCCAGGCCAAGGTCGAGGCAGACAAGAACTCGTGA
- the fadD5 gene encoding fatty-acid--CoA ligase FadD5 yields the protein MTAAIDTGSDLTTEPLRSRRNHWNNQVRRHAFMTPDRPALKFQGTVTTWAELDERARGFAAALSRRGVQFGDRILILMLNRTEYVEAVLGANLIGAIPVPVNIRMSPAEIGFLVTDSGSKLIVTESMLAPLADAVSASTGAIESIVVAGGTENDAHLDFEALVAEDSSDLPEIDVPEDTVSLIMYTSGTTGKPKGAMLTHTNLQAQAVTCLQALQTSRDDIGACVAPMFHIAGLGAMTPLIYMGALSVIHPLGAFDPNDMLDTLEREGTTSIFLVPAQWQAVCAAQQAKPRDLKLRVISWGAAPASDTVLNAMNETFPDAVNVAVFGQTEMSPITCVLEGRDALRKLGSIGKVVPAVTARVVDPEMRDVARGEVGEIVYRGPNMMKGYWQNPQGTADAFHGGWFHSGDLVREDEEGFLYVVDRAKDMIISGGENIYCAEVENALFGHPKIAEAAVIGRADQKWGEVPVAVVVLAEGTDDLTLAELEPYLNENLARFKHPKEIVIVDVLPRNAGGKVVKPTLRASYGSKDAGLAH from the coding sequence TGGAACAACCAGGTGCGCCGGCACGCCTTCATGACGCCCGACCGACCCGCCCTCAAGTTCCAGGGCACGGTCACCACGTGGGCCGAGCTCGACGAGCGGGCGCGCGGGTTCGCCGCGGCGCTCAGCCGACGAGGAGTGCAGTTCGGGGACCGCATCCTGATCCTCATGTTGAACCGCACCGAGTACGTCGAGGCGGTGCTCGGCGCCAATCTGATCGGCGCGATCCCTGTGCCGGTCAACATCCGGATGAGCCCTGCGGAGATCGGGTTCCTCGTGACCGACAGCGGATCGAAGCTCATCGTCACCGAGTCGATGCTGGCCCCGTTGGCGGATGCGGTCAGCGCCTCGACCGGTGCCATCGAGTCGATTGTCGTCGCAGGCGGCACCGAGAACGATGCCCACCTGGATTTCGAGGCGCTGGTGGCCGAGGATTCATCCGATCTGCCGGAGATCGACGTACCGGAAGATACCGTCTCGCTCATCATGTACACGTCCGGCACCACGGGAAAGCCCAAGGGCGCCATGCTGACTCACACCAATCTGCAGGCGCAGGCGGTGACGTGCCTGCAGGCGTTGCAGACCTCGCGCGACGACATCGGGGCCTGCGTGGCACCGATGTTCCACATCGCGGGCCTCGGTGCCATGACGCCGCTGATCTACATGGGCGCGTTGTCGGTGATCCATCCGCTCGGTGCGTTCGATCCGAACGACATGCTCGACACCCTGGAGCGTGAGGGTACGACCTCGATCTTCCTGGTGCCCGCCCAATGGCAGGCGGTGTGCGCTGCGCAGCAGGCCAAACCGCGGGATCTGAAGCTGCGGGTGATCAGCTGGGGTGCGGCACCGGCCTCGGACACGGTCCTGAACGCGATGAACGAGACCTTCCCGGACGCCGTCAACGTCGCCGTCTTCGGTCAGACCGAGATGTCTCCGATAACCTGCGTCCTCGAGGGCCGGGATGCCCTGCGCAAGCTCGGGTCGATCGGAAAGGTCGTTCCGGCGGTGACCGCTCGGGTCGTCGACCCGGAGATGCGAGACGTCGCCCGTGGAGAGGTGGGGGAGATCGTCTACCGCGGCCCGAACATGATGAAGGGCTACTGGCAGAACCCGCAGGGGACGGCTGATGCGTTCCACGGCGGGTGGTTCCACTCGGGTGACCTCGTGCGCGAGGACGAGGAGGGCTTCCTCTACGTCGTCGATCGAGCCAAGGACATGATCATCTCCGGTGGAGAGAACATCTACTGCGCCGAGGTGGAGAACGCCCTGTTCGGTCACCCGAAGATCGCCGAGGCCGCCGTCATCGGTCGTGCCGACCAGAAATGGGGAGAGGTGCCGGTCGCCGTCGTGGTCCTCGCCGAGGGCACCGACGACCTCACCCTCGCCGAGCTCGAGCCGTATCTCAACGAGAATCTTGCGCGGTTCAAGCATCCGAAGGAGATCGTGATCGTCGACGTCCTGCCCCGCAATGCGGGCGGCAAGGTGGTCAAGCCGACCTTGCGTGCGTCGTACGGAAGCAAGGACGCCGGCCTGGCCCACTGA
- a CDS encoding DUF3145 domain-containing protein, giving the protein MRNLSQFADRTTGVVYIHSAPVALCPHVEWALSSTLNARANLKWSAQEADPGMQRATVDWAGPVGTAARLVTALREWSALRFEVTENASDGVDGERFSYVPGLGLWRGSTSASGDVMIGEMQLRALIESQPDSAGLAGELEAALGTAWDDALESYRMGGAGAEVTWLQQRVG; this is encoded by the coding sequence GTGCGCAATCTGAGTCAGTTTGCGGACAGGACGACAGGAGTGGTGTACATCCACTCGGCGCCGGTGGCGCTGTGCCCGCATGTCGAGTGGGCTCTGTCGTCGACCCTGAATGCGCGGGCCAACCTGAAGTGGTCCGCGCAAGAGGCCGACCCCGGTATGCAACGTGCCACCGTTGACTGGGCCGGCCCGGTCGGCACTGCCGCGCGATTGGTGACGGCGCTGCGGGAGTGGTCGGCGTTGCGCTTCGAGGTGACCGAGAACGCCAGTGATGGCGTCGACGGCGAGCGCTTCAGCTACGTACCAGGCCTCGGGCTGTGGCGTGGCTCCACGAGCGCGAGTGGCGACGTCATGATCGGCGAGATGCAGCTTCGCGCGTTGATCGAATCCCAGCCCGACAGCGCCGGACTGGCCGGCGAACTCGAGGCCGCCCTCGGTACGGCCTGGGACGACGCCCTCGAGTCATACCGCATGGGTGGCGCTGGTGCCGAGGTGACCTGGCTCCAGCAGCGCGTCGGATAG
- a CDS encoding acyl-CoA carboxylase subunit beta gives MTTLAPITGHEEAADPRDPLLRLTNFFDEGTMSLLHARDKSGVQAAIGSVNGVRTVSYCTDGTVMGGAMGVVGCAHIVNAIDTAITEQTPVIGIWHSGGARLAEGVEALHAVGQVFEAMVRASGYVPQISVVVGFAAGGAAYGPALTDVVIMAPAGRVFVTGPDVVKSVTGESVDMESLGGPLTHGKKSGVCHIIADSEPDAYWRARRLVSTFSQQGHFNREQAEAGDVDLKALLPESNRRAYDVHPIVEQMLDTQMAADGETEISTFEELQAKWAPNIMVGFGRLSGRSVGVIANNPLRMGGCLNSESAEKAARFVRLCDAFGIPLIVVTDVPGYLPGVGQEWNGVVRRGAKLLHAFAECTVPRVTLVTRKIYGGAYIAMNARALGATAVFAWPGSEVAVMGAKAAVGILHKKALAAAPDDEREALHERLTVEHEAIAGGLGRAQSIGVVDDVIDPATTRSRIAEALAAAPARRGRHKNIPL, from the coding sequence ATGACCACATTGGCTCCCATCACCGGCCATGAGGAAGCTGCGGATCCCCGCGATCCGCTACTCCGGTTGACCAACTTCTTCGACGAAGGCACGATGTCGCTTCTGCACGCTCGCGACAAGTCGGGAGTGCAGGCCGCAATCGGCTCGGTCAACGGCGTTCGTACTGTCTCTTATTGCACCGATGGCACCGTGATGGGCGGTGCCATGGGTGTGGTGGGTTGCGCTCACATCGTGAACGCGATCGATACCGCCATCACCGAACAGACGCCGGTAATCGGCATCTGGCATTCCGGTGGTGCCCGACTCGCGGAGGGCGTCGAGGCTCTCCACGCGGTCGGCCAGGTCTTCGAGGCGATGGTCCGCGCCTCCGGCTACGTGCCCCAGATCTCGGTGGTCGTCGGCTTCGCTGCCGGCGGCGCCGCATACGGACCGGCACTCACCGACGTCGTGATCATGGCCCCGGCGGGCCGCGTGTTCGTCACGGGTCCCGACGTGGTCAAGAGCGTGACCGGCGAATCCGTCGACATGGAGTCGCTCGGCGGTCCGCTCACCCACGGCAAGAAGTCGGGCGTGTGCCACATCATCGCCGACTCCGAGCCGGACGCGTACTGGCGCGCACGCCGACTCGTGTCGACGTTCAGCCAGCAGGGTCACTTCAACCGGGAGCAGGCCGAGGCAGGCGACGTCGACCTCAAGGCATTGTTGCCCGAGTCGAATCGTCGCGCCTACGACGTGCACCCGATCGTCGAGCAGATGCTCGACACCCAGATGGCCGCCGACGGCGAGACCGAGATCTCCACTTTCGAAGAGCTGCAGGCGAAGTGGGCTCCGAACATCATGGTGGGATTCGGTCGCCTCTCCGGACGCAGCGTCGGCGTCATCGCCAACAACCCGCTGCGCATGGGCGGCTGTCTCAACTCGGAGAGCGCCGAGAAGGCCGCGCGATTCGTCCGCCTCTGCGACGCCTTCGGCATCCCGCTGATCGTCGTCACCGATGTCCCCGGCTACCTGCCCGGCGTCGGCCAGGAATGGAACGGCGTGGTGCGTCGCGGGGCCAAGCTGCTGCACGCCTTCGCCGAATGCACCGTTCCGCGTGTGACGTTGGTGACCCGAAAGATCTACGGCGGCGCATATATCGCGATGAACGCACGCGCCCTCGGTGCGACAGCGGTCTTCGCGTGGCCGGGCTCTGAGGTCGCCGTGATGGGCGCCAAGGCGGCCGTCGGCATCCTCCACAAGAAAGCGCTGGCCGCCGCACCGGACGACGAGCGGGAGGCTCTGCACGAACGTCTGACGGTCGAGCACGAGGCGATCGCCGGCGGTCTGGGTCGCGCCCAGTCGATCGGTGTGGTCGACGACGTGATCGACCCCGCGACCACCCGCAGCCGCATCGCCGAAGCACTGGCGGCAGCACCTGCACGGCGCGGTCGTCACAAGAACATCCCGCTCTGA
- a CDS encoding NDMA-dependent alcohol dehydrogenase, with product MKTKGALLRELNKPWEIEEIEIGDPQRSEIKIRMEAAGMCHSDHHLMTGGIPMAGFPILGGHEGAGVVAEVGEGVTDFEVGDHVVLSFIPSCGKCPSCKAGLANLCDFGAMLLQGEAVSDNTFRIHSAKGENVYPMTLLGTFSPYMVVHEASAVKIDKDIPFEVAALCGCGIPTGYGSSTRSGHVRPGEDVAIVGVGGVGTAALQGAVISGARNVIAIDPVEWKREQAMKFGATHTFASVEEAAMSIAELTHGHMCHKVIVTVGEVHGKDVDTWMGITAKAGTCVLTGMGNMMESEVTLNLAMLTLLQKNLQGSIFGGANPKLDIPQLLSMYRMGKLNIDDMITRQYRLDQINEGYQDMLEGRNIRGVIRYTDEDH from the coding sequence GTGAAGACCAAGGGTGCGCTGCTGCGCGAACTCAACAAGCCGTGGGAGATCGAAGAGATCGAGATCGGCGATCCGCAGCGCAGCGAGATCAAGATCAGGATGGAAGCGGCCGGAATGTGCCATTCCGACCACCACCTGATGACCGGCGGAATCCCGATGGCGGGATTCCCGATCCTCGGTGGACACGAAGGCGCCGGAGTCGTGGCCGAAGTGGGGGAGGGTGTCACCGACTTCGAGGTCGGCGACCATGTGGTCCTGTCATTCATCCCGTCGTGTGGCAAGTGCCCGTCGTGTAAGGCCGGTCTCGCCAACCTGTGCGACTTCGGGGCCATGCTCTTGCAGGGTGAAGCAGTGTCGGACAACACCTTCCGCATTCACTCTGCGAAGGGCGAGAACGTCTATCCGATGACGCTGCTCGGCACCTTCTCGCCGTACATGGTCGTCCACGAGGCATCGGCCGTGAAGATCGACAAGGACATCCCGTTCGAGGTCGCTGCCCTGTGTGGCTGTGGCATCCCGACCGGTTACGGGTCGTCCACCCGCAGCGGCCACGTCCGCCCGGGGGAGGACGTGGCGATCGTCGGCGTCGGCGGCGTCGGCACGGCCGCGCTGCAGGGTGCCGTGATCTCCGGTGCGCGCAACGTGATCGCCATCGATCCGGTGGAGTGGAAGCGTGAGCAGGCGATGAAGTTCGGCGCCACGCACACCTTCGCGTCGGTCGAAGAGGCTGCGATGAGCATCGCGGAGCTCACTCACGGGCACATGTGCCACAAGGTGATCGTCACCGTGGGGGAGGTGCACGGCAAGGACGTCGACACCTGGATGGGCATCACCGCCAAGGCCGGCACGTGTGTGCTGACCGGCATGGGCAACATGATGGAATCCGAGGTGACCCTCAATCTCGCGATGCTGACCCTGCTGCAGAAGAACCTGCAGGGTTCGATCTTCGGCGGCGCCAACCCGAAGCTCGACATCCCGCAGCTGCTCTCGATGTACCGCATGGGCAAGCTCAACATCGACGACATGATCACCCGTCAGTACCGCCTCGACCAGATCAACGAGGGATACCAGGACATGCTCGAGGGCCGGAACATCCGCGGCGTGATCCGGTACACCGACGAAGATCACTGA
- a CDS encoding KasA/KasB family beta-ketoacyl-ACP synthase, with protein sequence MSSPSLREYSTLGGNFPSVVVTSMVATTSLGEDLDTTWKKLVAGESGIRELTDDFVTKYGDLPCRIGGRLIKDPSEEVTRVEARRMAYVERIAHVMSKRLWAQAGEPEVDPDRLAVVLGTGQGGGDAMVDAVKAIEQSGNYRKVSPLAVSMAMPNGPAAVTGLNVGARAGVITPVSACSSGAEAIAHAWRHIVMGDADMVVTGGVEGHIDAIPIAAFSMMRAMSTRNEDPAGASRPFDKDRDGFVFGEGAAMMIIEREEHAKARGAHIHARLLGAGITSDGFHLVAPDPSGQGNARAMTRAIQTAGLTKADISHINAHATSTPIGDTAEAAGINAAVGQHAAVYAPKSALGHSIGAVGALESVLTIKSVEEGVIPPTLNLQNQDPECDVDVVHGEARYGQIDYALNNSFGFGGHNVALAFGRY encoded by the coding sequence GTGAGCTCCCCATCCCTCCGCGAATACTCAACGCTGGGCGGGAACTTCCCGAGCGTGGTGGTCACCTCCATGGTGGCCACCACCTCGCTGGGCGAAGATCTCGACACCACGTGGAAGAAGCTGGTGGCGGGTGAGTCGGGCATCCGTGAACTGACTGATGACTTCGTCACCAAGTACGGCGACCTGCCGTGCCGTATCGGTGGCCGTCTCATCAAGGATCCGTCCGAAGAAGTGACGCGCGTCGAAGCACGCCGGATGGCCTACGTCGAGCGCATCGCTCATGTCATGAGCAAGCGCCTGTGGGCCCAGGCGGGCGAGCCGGAGGTCGATCCCGACCGTCTGGCCGTCGTCTTGGGCACCGGTCAGGGTGGCGGAGATGCGATGGTCGATGCCGTCAAGGCGATCGAGCAGTCGGGCAACTACCGCAAGGTCTCGCCGCTGGCGGTCTCGATGGCGATGCCGAACGGTCCGGCCGCGGTCACCGGACTCAATGTCGGTGCACGTGCCGGTGTGATCACCCCCGTCTCGGCGTGCTCGTCGGGTGCGGAGGCCATCGCACACGCGTGGCGCCACATCGTCATGGGTGACGCCGACATGGTCGTCACCGGTGGCGTCGAGGGTCACATCGACGCGATTCCGATCGCGGCGTTCTCGATGATGCGTGCGATGAGCACGCGAAACGAGGATCCTGCGGGTGCCTCACGGCCGTTCGACAAGGATCGCGACGGCTTCGTGTTCGGCGAGGGCGCGGCGATGATGATCATCGAGCGCGAAGAGCATGCCAAGGCACGTGGTGCACACATCCACGCCCGCCTGCTCGGCGCCGGTATCACCTCGGATGGTTTCCATCTGGTCGCGCCGGACCCCAGTGGCCAGGGCAACGCCCGTGCCATGACCCGTGCGATCCAGACGGCAGGCCTCACCAAGGCCGACATCAGTCACATCAACGCACATGCGACGTCGACCCCCATCGGCGACACGGCCGAGGCGGCGGGCATCAACGCCGCAGTCGGTCAGCATGCCGCGGTGTATGCGCCCAAGTCGGCGCTCGGTCACTCCATCGGCGCAGTCGGGGCGCTGGAGTCCGTGCTCACCATCAAGAGCGTCGAGGAGGGTGTCATACCTCCAACGCTCAACCTGCAGAACCAGGATCCAGAGTGCGACGTCGACGTCGTTCACGGTGAAGCCCGTTACGGGCAGATCGATTACGCGTTGAACAACTCGTTCGGATTCGGTGGGCACAACGTCGCGCTCGCCTTCGGTCGCTACTGA
- a CDS encoding ACP S-malonyltransferase, producing the protein MLSMLAPGQGSQTPGMLSSWLELAGARDQLSTWSKLIGLDLERLGTTATADEITDTAVTQPLVVASALLAYQELARRSELPADAIVAGHSVGELAAAAITGVISSDEAVSLAAIRGAEMAKACAVEPTTMAAVLGGDESAVLARLDELDLVPANRNAAGQIVAAGTVAAVDELIANPPEKARTRKLAVAGAFHTRFMAPAQEAVAAAAAKITPADPNRTLLSNFDGQPVTNGADALTRLVGQVTKPVRWDLCSAYMREQAATAVVELPPAGTLVGIAKRELKGTPTLALKSPDNLDNINELG; encoded by the coding sequence GTGCTTTCGATGCTTGCGCCCGGCCAGGGCTCACAGACGCCCGGGATGCTGTCCTCGTGGTTGGAACTTGCGGGTGCCCGCGACCAACTCTCGACGTGGTCGAAGCTGATCGGCCTTGATCTCGAGCGCCTCGGTACCACTGCGACCGCGGACGAGATCACCGACACAGCGGTGACCCAGCCGCTCGTGGTCGCGTCGGCGCTGCTGGCTTACCAAGAGCTCGCGAGGCGTTCGGAACTGCCCGCCGATGCGATCGTCGCCGGCCATTCGGTCGGTGAGCTCGCCGCCGCCGCCATCACCGGTGTCATCAGCAGCGACGAGGCCGTGTCACTGGCCGCCATCCGTGGCGCCGAGATGGCCAAGGCCTGCGCGGTCGAGCCGACGACGATGGCCGCGGTTCTCGGTGGCGACGAATCCGCCGTCCTCGCGCGCCTCGACGAACTCGATCTCGTCCCGGCCAATCGCAACGCGGCCGGCCAGATCGTGGCGGCCGGCACCGTGGCCGCCGTCGACGAACTCATCGCCAACCCGCCGGAAAAGGCCCGTACGCGTAAGCTCGCAGTCGCGGGAGCGTTCCATACGCGATTCATGGCCCCAGCGCAGGAGGCCGTCGCCGCGGCCGCGGCGAAGATCACCCCCGCAGATCCCAATCGGACGCTGTTGTCCAACTTCGATGGCCAACCTGTAACGAATGGCGCCGACGCGCTGACAAGACTAGTGGGACAGGTGACAAAACCGGTCCGCTGGGACCTGTGCTCTGCGTATATGCGCGAGCAGGCCGCCACTGCCGTCGTCGAGCTTCCGCCCGCGGGCACGCTCGTCGGCATTGCCAAGCGAGAGTTGAAGGGCACGCCCACACTGGCGTTGAAATCGCCCGACAACCTCGACAACATCAACGAACTTGGATAG
- a CDS encoding serine hydrolase domain-containing protein, with protein sequence MSSLDALADWPVDHVSAAVVTANGVVEQFGDPDRVFELASVTKLLVAEAVLVSVEEGAVELDDAAGPPGATVAHLLAHASGLAFDSREVAAPVATQRIYSSSGFEVLAETVERATDIAFADYLDEAVCEPLGLSSTELAGPAGHGARSTTADLGRFATELLSPTLLSTDLAARASSVQFAGLDGFVPGYGKHRPNDWGLGFEIRAEKTPHWTGTQNSPRTFGHFGQSGTFLWVDPALTTACVVLTDRAFGAWAKPLWRDFNDAVVAKSPR encoded by the coding sequence GTGTCGTCACTTGATGCATTAGCCGACTGGCCGGTCGACCACGTGTCGGCCGCCGTTGTCACCGCGAACGGGGTCGTCGAGCAATTCGGCGACCCCGATCGTGTCTTCGAGCTCGCCTCGGTCACCAAACTCCTTGTGGCCGAGGCGGTTCTCGTCTCGGTGGAAGAAGGTGCGGTCGAGCTCGACGATGCCGCCGGTCCGCCGGGGGCGACCGTCGCACACCTGCTCGCCCACGCGTCGGGACTCGCCTTCGACAGCCGCGAGGTCGCGGCGCCGGTGGCGACCCAACGCATCTACTCGAGTTCGGGTTTCGAGGTGCTCGCCGAGACGGTCGAGCGTGCCACCGACATCGCTTTCGCCGATTACCTCGATGAGGCGGTCTGCGAACCCCTCGGCCTGTCGTCGACGGAGCTGGCGGGGCCTGCCGGTCACGGGGCCCGTTCGACGACGGCCGATCTGGGGCGCTTCGCCACCGAACTCCTGTCGCCGACCCTGCTGTCGACGGATCTGGCGGCGCGCGCGTCGTCGGTGCAGTTCGCCGGTCTCGACGGCTTCGTTCCCGGATACGGGAAACACCGCCCCAACGACTGGGGGCTGGGATTCGAGATCCGGGCCGAGAAGACGCCGCACTGGACGGGGACGCAGAACTCACCGCGGACCTTCGGCCACTTCGGTCAGAGTGGCACGTTCCTCTGGGTGGATCCGGCCCTGACCACGGCATGCGTCGTACTCACCGACCGCGCATTCGGAGCGTGGGCCAAGCCGCTGTGGAGGGATTTCAACGACGCCGTCGTCGCAAAGTCGCCGAGGTGA